The nucleotide sequence CTTCCTCCGCACCTCACCGCCTAGTTCTGCTTTCCCAGTACACCAGTTCACCTGCCAAGACGCGAATGCACTTTGTGCGCTCCGCCACacatgcagcgccgcatggCTGCGGCTGGTACGAGGCGATCCCAGAACGTCTTAAAGCTACGATCGACGACTACTTAAGGGAAGTGACGCACCACTACGAAGATGAGAGTCGAGGGGGCGCTCGCATGATGGGCTTGATTGTCCCACATGCCGGCATGAGCTACTCTGGCCGCACCGCCTGCGAGGCCTTCGCGGTTTTCCGTGAGTACCTCTATGCAAAGGGGTCCAAAGGCAGTAAGGTGGAGCGCATCTTTATTCTTGGCCCGTCGCATACGAAAGGCTTTGAGGGGTGTGAGctctccgccgccagcgcgtaCGAGACACCCTTTGGACCGCTGAAGGTGGACACCGCTACCGTGGACCGTGTGATAACTGCTTTGTGCAAAGCAGGGGTTGGGGCGGCCACGGCGTCTCGCCGCACAGACGAGGCAGAGCATTCGATCGAGATGGAGACACCCTACCTCTCCCACATCCTTCACTACCCACCAGCGGCGACCGGTACGTCGACTcagccagcagcggcgcgcgtCTCTATCGTCCCTATCATCGTCGGCTGGACCAACCGGCAGGACGAAAAGGCCATTTGCGACGTGTTGAAGCCTTACATGGACGATGCTCGTAATTTTTTCATCTTCAGCTCTGATTTCTGCCACTGGGGCGATCGCTTCTCTTACACGTACCATTACCAGCGCTACCAGTACCCAAATATCGGTGACTCAATCATTGCCATGGACCACGCTGCCATGGAGTTGCTGGAGCGGCGCGACTTGGAGGGGTGGTATGGTTACCTGCGGACAACAAAGAATACGATTTGCGGACGTGCGCCGATCAGTATTGGAATGCAGCACTGGATGGACGAAGCAAGCAAGGTGCAGATCAAGTTTGTGCACTACTCGCAGTCGAACAAGTGCTTGAGCGTGGAGGACTCATCCGTGAGctacgccgctgccatcatTCTGGCGTAGGTGATACACCACTCTAGGTAGGTttcgttttccctttctgACCTTGTGCTCAAGTAGAACTTGGTAAGCAAAGGGGCTACCGCATGTCAGTgccgtgctctctctctctttctctctctctctcacctccgCTCTATCACTCTTGTTTGACAGGACAGtcttcttctgttttgtCCCTTgatgcgccccccccccccgacgTTTCCTTCGTCTTCCTGTTTTGTCttacgttttttttttctgcctttCTGCTTGTGATTCCCTCTCCAtgcgctgtgcgtgcgcgtgtgtgtgtgtctctagtcacacaccctctctcaGAGGAGTTCCTCTGCCCACCCTCCACTGTCCCCCAATAGGCGTGGGCGGCTGTTGCTAGGCTATTTTGCTTGCATTCAGCGTCCTCCTTTTTCGCTGTCCCTCCACCTACCCACCTCTGCGTCTCGCTCGTGTATGTCACCGACCTACTCGACTCTAGGATTTGCTGTCACACGTAGTCGAAGTACAACCCACCCCCTGCCCTGACAGAGAAGTGGATGCGATGAGAAGACACCTCCCTCACTTCTACAGGTCTCACAAGTCCTATGAGTGGGTTTGctcaccctcttctcccgTGTATCCTGtatgtttttctttctgtctTCTGAACCTTGATGGCCGGGGGACACCTCACTccgtggggtgggggtgggggtgggggtggtgagcAATGTAGCGCTACGCATATCGGCGATGGGGTTGTGGATGGCGTTGTGTTGGAGCGACatgcgacagtgagcaccCTTGTACCCTCTGCGTGGTCGGCGGGGCGTGAACCTGACTCGAACGCATCCTACCCGTGTCCCtcactgcctactggtgtggcGAGCCTGAGCGCTcccggagagggaggtgactggcggcgcgtgtgtgtgtgtgtgtgggccgATCGAGCACGAGtcaggaggcggcgctccgGCAACTGACCCGGCGCGTTGCCGTAGTGCGTGcctagcgctgcttcgcaccgcgcgatCGGGCGGGCCCTGTGGCAGGCTGGTGAGCAGGGCGGAGCAGCATCCATGTGCTAGGGCTGAATGGACGCGGTGATGCGCAAAAGCCAAAAAATGACTCTTTGGTGGTGCTTCGGCGAAtgcaagggagagggatggTGGTTCTGTGTAGTGCTCATAGTGCCGAAAGGACCAATCCAGCTCGCCACAATGGCCTTTGTTGAGTCTTCTCAGCAGCGGTTCTCGTCCTGTGCGCTCCTTCATGGTGAGGGTTTTAGTGACTTGGTTCTCTTGGTctcggaggtggtggtgttaCGCATGCCCAATGCAGCTATCAACAGCACTCTAGAGCCACACCTTATTCCTGTCGTTCTCTTTCCCGTCTCGTCTCAGAGGGTTTTCTCGTTCCTATGCTTCCACTGTCATTGTATCCCCATTTCACCGTCTCGGGTTTGGTCAGCTTTGCTGGAACACAGGCTCAGTAGTACACAGTACACCAGTgtctgttctctctctttctctataGGTGCGCGCGCTTCGTCATGCTGTCTCCGTACTGGGGGCCACTGTCCTTTGCCCTTTCCTCGCCGCTGTCTCAGAGATTCTCCTCCCCATTTGTGGCGGCCTCTGCTAGGTTTTCTATGTGTTAACTCGTGCGATTCAGAGCGCGATGAAGTCTCGCCGTTTCCAGGCCAACCCCGACGAGGCTGTCGATCCCTTGCCGTTCGACTACACTCTTTTGAGCCACCTCTACGTGCACTCTGACGGAACGGATGTGATCGACTTCAGCGGCCTTGCTGTAGGCAAAGAGAGCCACTGTCGTGTACACTCCCTCTTGAAGAACCGCAGCTTCGTACCAGGGATGATGGAGGCGGAGCCTGAGGCTGTCGGGTCATacctgcacctgcgcgtcGACGAAGACGGTGGCAGTACACTGGACGGCTCAGGTGACTACAAGATCCACGGCGCACGTCGCCCAGACCCCCCGAGAGGTGTGTCGGCTCCTGCATCGAACCTGGTGCGCATCGAGGATAGAGCGGAGCACTGGTGGTTCGTGTGCCAGGCCGCAGAGGACACGGCGCTGTACGCGCGCCTTTTCAACGGAACGGAAGACCTTCTGAGGTACCTGAAGCAGCACAAGCTTCACCTTCCCACCGGCTTGAACTCAGAAAGCGGCACGGCGAATGAAGCATGGGCGCCGCCTAAGCCGCAtcacgacagcagcaacagtgtTAGCGACACCACCGAACCGGTCCTGCCGCTGGCGAAGTGGCTGGACATCCAGGTTGACCGATCGAACCCGCTCAGCGTGGAGCGGGTGACTCAACTTTTGAACCACCTGCCGATCTCGCAAGAAACCAAAGAGAGCTGTTTGTACCTGTCCACGGTAGACTCGATCGACATTAACTCGCAGAACACCGGTAGTGTCTCCGACAGCATGTCCGGCTACGTTTTTCTCAACCTGCTGTGCACGCCGGTGGTGGAAAATGGTGGGCGCCGCGCAACTACTTCgacggccaccaccgctcgcGAAGCTGGGAACACGGGCTCTACGTCGAACCAAAAGGGGTTCCTCCACAGACTGTGTGGATTCAAATTTGACTTCTTGAGGACAgacaagagaagaacgacGAAGCGACTAAAGATACCGAGGCGCGCTGCGGCTCATGTTTCGCCGCACGGCATCCCCCCCACTACGCAGAGCGTGATGGAGATGCGCTTTGAGGCGGCGCGCATAAAGGCGCCGCGCTCCTCTGTGCCGGACcctgtggctgtggctgtcATTGTCTTCGCGGATTGGATGATTACCATACACGAAAAACCATTTGCGGAGATGGACGACATGTTGCGCATGTTGCAGCTACACTGTTCACCACCGGAGGTGACAACCTCACATTTAGGCTACACCGCTCGCCTTTCTTCATCCATGCGACGCCGCTTTACTGCGCCATTTGCGATGAGTATGCTCTTGCAAATTGTGGTGGGCCATCATCTCGACAGCATCACTCTCGCCCAGGCGGTCGATGAGCTTGGCGACTGTGTCTTCGACGTCAGGGAGAAACAGGAGGACCAGGATGCCGTTCTACAGCACATCACCGCCGTTCGGCGCTGTTTTGGCGAGTGCGGCACCGACACAGTCCGGCGTGAGGTACTCTTTgcgtctctgctgcagcccaTTTTTGCTGACCGGTTCTTCGTGGCCGACCCTGCCATCCGCCACGAGCTGGAGAACGCGCAGGCGCATTTGTGGCACTTTCAGCGCGAGATATCGGACTGCCGCGATACGTTGGCCCTCTCAAACTGGCATCACAATGTGGCAATTCAATGgcttctgctgcgccgcggtaACCGCGCTCTTCGCATGGCTCTACTTCTCACGGAAATGACAAACATTATGCAACCGATTGTGATTGTGCAGACGCTCTACTCCATGAACGTCCCGTTGCCATTTGAGGCGGAAGGCAACCCACCGCAGACGACACTGGcgccattttttttcttggcCGCAATTTTCCTCATCTACTGCACCTTCACCATCGGCGCCATTCGCCACATAATTGTTCGCAAGTCATTCCAGACACGTCTACTGGCCTAAGCGACCCCATAAGAAAAATCCCCAAGAAACGAAAAACTGTACACCAACGTAACTGCCTCACTAATAAAGGTGGAGGCtaagaggggaaaaagaggatgAGGAAAACGAACGAGAGAAGCGATGCCTGTGTGCTGATGGTGAATCGTAGAGAGAAATGGCGAGGCTTTCGTACGCATTGGCAGAATCCCAGGCTCTCTCTAACGGAGACCGTTCTTTTTGCCCGTGCCCACCTGTTGTAGCTTCTGGTGACCGGTTGGGTGTTGCTGTAATACTtgtgttccccccccccttcctcctcctcatcatCATAATCATCATCATCGTGATTATCTCGACGTGTATCTTCCGTTCATGTTCTGTTACATTTCTTCGCGGCGACGTAAGGGAAACGTAAAACTTTTGTGTGTTCGTCTATTTGTCAAAGCACACCGGTGCAAAACGAGAGCTCAGAAAAGCACAAGTGCAGGGTTCACCAAGAGAGGCGTGCAAACATAAAAGAGGGATGAAGGGAGGACCCTGGGAGGCACACGAGGCGATGGTATTGGTGcaggggcgtgtgtgtggggggggggggagaagactACCAGTCGCTGTAGTGTGGGCAAACCGAccaagaaaaggaggaacCCAGACAAGGGTCCCAAACATGCCGGCGTTTTCTTTGCTTGCTTGGTTCCGTTTGCCACGTGATTTCCGCGAGGAGATCAGGTGGAGCTCTTCTGTGCCTCCGGGGTAGggctcccttccccctcccctccaccccacaaacacacacaagacaCCTTGTCTTGCCCAGCTCCGCTCATTTCCTTTCTCATGACGAATAATACAGTACAACAGAGTGGGGAGCCACTCGGCAGTGACGCCTTTCTCTttaccctctctccctgtacTCGTTCTTACTTTTGacttttcgcttcttctctcttgtgctcGTTGCAGAGGTGTGCCGCTTCCCCTTTTTGGTGGCTCTATGCGGCTCCGGCGTGTGCGAATATGTGCTTtacctttccttttcctccctgaGCACCAACTACAAGCGCTTCACAATTTATTTCTCGACGATACAGACGTCCTCGGTGACAGTCGCACAGACGCGCGCATAGACACAACCATTACGTTGGTTTTGAGGGGccaaatatatatatatatatatatattgcCTTAGTGCTGCTCTCCACGGTCTCATGCACACACCCTCTGAAGTACCCTTAACGTATCAGCGCTGGCCTCAACTGCCAACCTACTTCTCTTCGACTGTGTACTTCGCCAAGATACAGTGCGCAGCCGACGAGCTTAAGAGCGATCAGCAATGTTGTGCGGCTCGCGAGTGATGCTCGCCcggtcggcggtggcgttcTTCAATATGAAGCACTTCCAGGCCAAAAAGAAGTACAATCTTACTCCCCAGAACACCTATGAGACGCTCTCCACCGTGCTGTCGCCACGTGACCGACTGCTGCGTCAGTCGGTTTCTGGCAGTGGTGGTTCtcgtgtgctggtgctggaTACTCAGCAGAGGGTGAAGGGGGTTTACCTTCCCGTCTTTTGCATGCCACACCCCTCCACCATCACCAAGGGAACCAACTCCCTGGGTGTGGAGGTTGCTGAGTACACGCGTTTTATTGAGGCGACATCTGCGGCGTGCAaagcaggcggcggcgtcactgAGTCAACGTTGCCGACTGTGCTCGTGGTAATGTCCCATCCCCAAGGACTCGCCTACGGTACTTTTCGAGCAGACGGCACACCAGGTGTACCCATGAAGAACCTTGCACTGGGGTCGATTCTTGCCGATCCGAAGACACAGCAAGAGGCAGTGACCATTGCCTCTGCCACTCTTAAGTCCTCTGGATTGGGCACCGTTATGCCTCTACTGCAGGTGCCCTACGGACATGCGGAGGCCGTCCGCGATATATACAAGGAGCTGAATGAGTGTAAGCACGCCGCCGAGCTAGCGGCCTGCTCTACCTTCGTTTGGGTTCAAAGGGACAGCGAGTCGTCGACTTCGTTTAAAGTGGCGCGATCCTCTGAGGAGTACTGGGCGCGAGCGCGAAACGAGGGGGaaagcggtgctgcaccggTGCCAGGTCCTATCTCGTTTCTAGACCGCCGCTGGGTCTTACTGACGGACGTTGTCCTTCGCCCTGATCATGGGTTAGGTCTTTATGGGCGCGATCTCGCCACAGGCCATCGCATTGTTGATCCTATTGGGTTGCAGTCTGCCCTTTGTAGAGGCTCCCTCCTGCTCGATCACATTCCACGCACCGTGATTGACACAACTAGAgacaccgctgccggcacGGGGGCAAGTGGTTGATGCCGACTGCGGACaactcccccccttcccctgtCTTCGAGCGCTATTCCTCTACCATGTGTAGTGCTTTTCGAAATCGATTGGCACGACCATCAAACGATCAACCACACGGAAGCCACGGCTGTATTGTTGTGTGAAGTTAGTGGACAGTACCTCTGCTTTCTGCAGGGACAACGCACGCCACCACAAAGTgcatgggggagggggaggaggggttaACCCTCCTTTGGTGATGTCGTTGAACGCGCCTCTTCAccgaacaaaaaaaagagatcTTTGGTGGGCCGCAGAAGCGGGGGAAATAAAGATGATATGAGAGGCCCTCAATCTATTAGTCCTGTGCCAAAGGGTCGCTTATGAATGTGAGTCACAGATACAAGATGGTATCGTTCTTTGGAGGGAGACGGTTCTGCTGACCCGTGGGCATTCAACGCGTGCATCACGCACCCAGAACATGTTCTACACTgtgggcaacagcagcaagggAGGGCGACTGGTGCATGTAGAGGTGGCCAGTGCGTTCAGCAGGAACGAGATGTGATGCTGAGGCTGTAGAGTCTGACTAAACGAAGGGAGGAAACGTAGCAGCatcactcttctcctctcttcccccccctgctcctcctccgccacaaCGGAGCTCATCGTGTCTCCATACACGAAATGCAGAGGGAAGGTTTTGTGCTCAACACACTACCGTGACACCGGTGGCCACGTGTTTACTCCTCTGTCTGAGCTTCTTTATCACAGTACCGAGACGGGTGGGGTATCCGTGCAGGGAAGAGATGCGTGCGGGTCATCATTGTGGTTGAAGGCGATCAAGTAACCTCGAACCCCTTCATGCATCACTTGCGCGGCCTCCCTCGTCCCTGCCATCATCATCTCCCCACTCCTACCTCTGGTATTCAGCTGCATCCCACattctcccctctcgccctcccccctttctttcctcaaTTTGACAACTTACTTTGCGTGTGTGAATATTTTTTAACTGTCTGCACCATATTCAACCTCTCTTGGGGCATCAACGGCGGTGACGAATGAAGCAGTGCTTCGTTCCTCCGGTTATCAACGCTGCTGCATGCGCCAAAACGAAAGGCGGTTAGGCTTCCACATTCGTGTCCGTGTCGTCTCCAGCCTTTTTTTCCCtactctcctcttctcccgccCTTCAAGTACCCATTTGTGCCACCCAATGCGCCGTGCCACGTTGTCTGTAGccgtgtgctgcgcgcaACCAGCGGTAGCACTCACCCCTGTGCGTACCATTATTGCTGCCAAGGGCATCGTAGAAAACCGTATTGCCAAGCACTACACAAACCGCACCATCGAGGAATCCAAAACAGAGCGTGCGGAAGGCATTAAAAAGACGCTTCACCCCAATCCATGCAACCGCAAGGAGGAACTTAGCCACCTCACCCAGCACTGCAGTTATGAGTACGTGCCAGAGTTTCAGCGGTGGGCAAATGACATGATGGCCGTGTATAGCGACCCGCAGGGATACGGGCACGATATGGCATATCATTACCACCGGATCTGGAAGGCGAAGAGCCTGACGCGCCGTGGCGTGGaggatggcagcggcgcctttGATGTGTGCCGCGTTCATCCGCATTGACGCAGAAAGCGTGAGCTATCAGCTCGTTATGACTCGGCCTCACCGCGGGACTCTTCACACTGACGTGGTGCATATGTTTTGTGAGCGCTGACGGCGGTGACTGCTTTCACCACACATCCTTCATTGCCCACCTCGACCACTGGTGCATCATATAgtttcttctgtttttttttgtgtgtacTGCTTCCGTGCGCTGGTCCACTCTTTGCATGCTACGcatcatgtgtgtgtggtgtgtgtgtgtgcatgtatgcGTGTACTTGTTTGACAAGCAGTCGCGCGTAAACTCGGACACGGACTCagcctttttgtttgttctcGCTCTGCAGTTTGTTTAGTTTGATGTAGACCCCCGCCTTAGGTAGCTCTTGCCGTAGTGGTGTGTTGCGAAGTTGTTGTGGTTGTTTTTTCCGCTTGAGCCTCCTGCGTTCTCCTATTTCCCCTATACTCCTTTCTTCTTAACAACTGCTGTTCAAGCGCGAGGCCATCACCTGCCCCTGTCCTTTCTCACGTGCCCATTTGCATTGTCCCTGTCCACCCCTCCCTGAGTCCAGGGACGGGTGTGACAgcttggaggagggggaggggcggtggcgTGAGTTctgtgcaagagagagaagacgtaCGCGTGTACGTCCAGATGTACGCATTTTCTTGACTATCCTCGTGTGTGATAGATAAAGTCCCGAGTTGGAAAGCCGACAGCAACGCCATAAATAGACGGTAGAGAATAAAAGGCGGTGTGGTACAATAACCGGATGCAAGCGGGTAAGCCACTTTGCTGTCTCTCGTGCTCCGGCTTTGGTTGGGGTGCTGTGATGTCGAGAGAGAAGTCTCGAGCTCTCAGGCTCGAAACAAATGACTAAGATGaggcccccccccacacacatatatatatatatatagtgTATATGCACAAAGGTAAGATCGCACTCCAGCAGGTAGCCTAGTATAGCGGTCACACCCCGTGTCCTGGTGGCTCCTCTCATGGATTACGCCAACTGTCACGTTCCCCACCGTGTCTTGGTATGTTTCCCCGctgctcactctctcccaTGAACCACGgcttctccctcactctgTGTTTTGTAGATGGAAAGGTTATACAAAAGGAGCAGCATATGGGGCTAAAAGTAAACGAGAGTACGTAAGTGAACGCGACAACGGTGCATGTATGAGGATAGTGCACATTACTCTCACAAGCATTTGGCGCCGGCATCATCCCTCCACTCCGCAACAGATTAGGTTGTCGCCCAAgtaaaagaaaacaaaagtcTAACAAGCTGAATAGTAATACAAAGTGTGCGCGTACAGACGACTTGACAGTCTGCCTGTACGTGTGCACCATTACAGGTACTCAGCTCCACTCAGAAGCGCACTCACTcgcccacacgcgcaggcggcATTCTAACAGATTTGATAAAACACGTCCAACCACCAGCACTGGAACGAAAGCTAGTTCTCTCCACTTAAAGGTGTCgttttattattattatttaTCATGGACGTCCTGACAGTGTTTAGTCTGTGGCCGCGCCCATTGCGGTCGTGGAGGGTACtggcggtgttgctgctctATCGTATAGCCCTCTGTCTGACATTAAGGACGGCAGAGTCGCCGGATGAGTGGTGGCAGAGTGAGGAAGTCGCGTATCACATGGTGTTTGGCCATGGCCACTTGACATGGGAATGGCATGAACTCATTCGCTCCTATGTTTTTCCGGCAATCTTCGCGTGTCCGCTGTTTGTGCTCAAGTGCACAGGGACAGACACGGCAATGACGGTGTGGGCCGCTAACCGGTGTGTCCAGGCTGTGATCTTCTTTGCGCAGGACTGCACTATGCTCGCCCTCGCACAGCGCCTCGACGACCTTCGATGTGGTCTCGACTTGTCGACGTCAGGACGCGGTGCGGGatccttttctccctcctcagcCCCCAGTAGCTCCACAAAAACGGCGGGCGGCATTCCGACGATTGCGTCCACAACCCTGGCGATGCTGGTGGTGGAGTGGTTCCTCAACAATACAGGGGTGCGCGGCTATTCCAACGTGGCGgagtctctttttttcttgctaTCGCTCTACCAAGCGAGGTACAGCACGTTTCTACTCTGTGCCGGTGCGGCATGTGCGGTACGCGCTACGGCGGCCATAGCGGTGCTCCCGGTCTTTATGGTACATATATTTCGCCTATGCCGCAGGAAAGGCATCGCACGCGGCCTCGCTGTGCTCGCTCCCCTCACAGTCAGCGCGCTGGCCAGCGTGAGCGCCGCTGTGTGCCTTGTTGACTACGTCTTCTATGACCGTCTCGTTTTCACCCCGTACAAGTTTTTGAAGGTCAACGTTCTTATGGGCGTGAGCAAGTACTTTGGAGTGCATCCGCCTTACTGGTACTTGGTCGTGCTGCCGGTCATGGCGGCCCCGTTTGTCTTCTTTCTGGCATGGGCACCCGTGTGCTGGAAGAGGAtgcaggtggcggagggCCACCATGTGAGCGGGTCGACGCGGTATGCGGACCACACGTTACTTACCTGTACCTCTTCACGGACGCTGAGGCAGGAAATAAAGCGATGGGTGTTTGTAGGTGTGCTGTCATTGATGCTTTACAGTCTGGTAGATCACAAGGAGATGCGCTTCGTCTACTTCCTGCTCCCGATACTGCTGGTGCTTTCGAGTGTCGTGGTGGTCGATCTCTGCACGAGCTCTCTGTCGGCGCAGAAGAACTCGTCTAGCGTGCAAAGTGTGCGTTGGAGCCTTGTCGTGCCGTCTGCTGCCACGGCGCGACGCCTGTTCACACTCTGCTGGGTCGCAAATGCAGCCCTAGCGATTGTGCTCTTGCACGGctaccgctgcggcagcctaACCCTGTGGCGCAAAATCCGCGACGCCGACTGGCACTTTAGGCACCTGGAAGTACTCACGCATTGCTATGCGACGCCTGGctttgcgcagctgcatggCAAGGTGGATCGACTGGAGCTGGTGGACTGTCCAGTGAAGTTAGATCCCGTGCTAGGGGTGCGAGAGGTGACACACGACCTCCTATTTAGGGAGCAACAGAAGGCCTACGCGTTGTGGCGCTACCTACGGCTTCCGTCGAAGCTTGACGTCGAGGAGGTTGGCATGGAGAGTGAGAAGAAGCTTTCAAAAGGTgcgtggtggaggggggcgcaCCACCTGATGCCAGCAGCCGAACCCCCCGTTTTGCCAGACGGCATTGTTCTCTTCCAGAATACCGCTATCTCACTGGAGGCAGACCTTTTGCGACCAATGGGCTACCGCCTAATCGCGGTCGTGTTTCACACACCGTACAGCTTCGAACAGGATGAGGACCGCTATCTCGAGTTGTGGTCACGGGAGGTGACGTAGCGAGGCGAATGGTGAGGTGGtgtttgggtgtgtgtctccaTGGGCAACAGAGAAACTTTCTCGCAATCACCATTCTCGGAAGGCCGCCCAGATATGCTTATGAGGCTGATCTCCTCCTAGTGCTGCTATCCTTCTATGTATGTAGAAGGAGAGATTCATGCTTTTACacttttcgctcttcttttcACGGAaccaagagagaagcaacaacaaaacaccAAACTCAGGATCAGCAGcgagcagaggaagagagacagcagcTGAGAATGAAGAAAAGAACCCTATTAGAGGCGATGTTGGGTCGTCTTAGCGTCACGACTCGCTAAGACGGGGGATGTACACAGGCGGCCGTACAAGAGCGCTTTTAGCTCTTTTTCCGTTCCGAGACGCTACCTTCT is from Leishmania panamensis strain MHOM/PA/94/PSC-1 chromosome 35 sequence and encodes:
- a CDS encoding memo-like protein, putative (TriTrypDB/GeneDB-style sysID: LpmP.35.1190); this encodes MHFVRSATHAAPHGCGWYEAIPERLKATIDDYLREVTHHYEDESRGGARMMGLIVPHAGMSYSGRTACEAFAVFREYLYAKGSKGSKVERIFILGPSHTKGFEGCELSAASAYETPFGPLKVDTATVDRVITALCKAGVGAATASRRTDEAEHSIEMETPYLSHILHYPPAATGTSTQPAAARVSIVPIIVGWTNRQDEKAICDVLKPYMDDARNFFIFSSDFCHWGDRFSYTYHYQRYQYPNIGDSIIAMDHAAMELLERRDLEGWYGYLRTTKNTICGRAPISIGMQHWMDEASKVQIKFVHYSQSNKCLSVEDSSVSYAAAIILA
- a CDS encoding hypothetical protein (TriTrypDB/GeneDB-style sysID: LpmP.35.1200) translates to MKSRRFQANPDEAVDPLPFDYTLLSHLYVHSDGTDVIDFSGLAVGKESHCRVHSLLKNRSFVPGMMEAEPEAVGSYLHLRVDEDGGSTLDGSGDYKIHGARRPDPPRGVSAPASNLVRIEDRAEHWWFVCQAAEDTALYARLFNGTEDLLRYLKQHKLHLPTGLNSESGTANEAWAPPKPHHDSSNSVSDTTEPVLPLAKWLDIQVDRSNPLSVERVTQLLNHLPISQETKESCLYLSTVDSIDINSQNTGSVSDSMSGYVFLNLLCTPVVENGGRRATTSTATTAREAGNTGSTSNQKGFLHRLCGFKFDFLRTDKRRTTKRLKIPRRAAAHVSPHGIPPTTQSVMEMRFEAARIKAPRSSVPDPVAVAVIVFADWMITIHEKPFAEMDDMLRMLQLHCSPPEVTTSHLGYTARLSSSMRRRFTAPFAMSMLLQIVVGHHLDSITLAQAVDELGDCVFDVREKQEDQDAVLQHITAVRRCFGECGTDTVRREVLFASLLQPIFADRFFVADPAIRHELENAQAHLWHFQREISDCRDTLALSNWHHNVAIQWLLLRRGNRALRMALLLTEMTNIMQPIVIVQTLYSMNVPLPFEAEGNPPQTTLAPFFFLAAIFLIYCTFTIGAIRHIIVRKSFQTRLLA
- a CDS encoding hypothetical protein (TriTrypDB/GeneDB-style sysID: LpmP.35.1210) is translated as MLCGSRVMLARSAVAFFNMKHFQAKKKYNLTPQNTYETLSTVLSPRDRLLRQSVSGSGGSRVLVLDTQQRVKGVYLPVFCMPHPSTITKGTNSLGVEVAEYTRFIEATSAACKAGGGVTESTLPTVLVVMSHPQGLAYGTFRADGTPGVPMKNLALGSILADPKTQQEAVTIASATLKSSGLGTVMPLLQVPYGHAEAVRDIYKELNECKHAAELAACSTFVWVQRDSESSTSFKVARSSEEYWARARNEGESGAAPVPGPISFLDRRWVLLTDVVLRPDHGLGLYGRDLATGHRIVDPIGLQSALCRGSLLLDHIPRTVIDTTRDTAAGTGASG
- a CDS encoding hypothetical protein (TriTrypDB/GeneDB-style sysID: LpmP.35.1220), with the protein product MRRATLSVAVCCAQPAVALTPVRTIIAAKGIVENRIAKHYTNRTIEESKTERAEGIKKTLHPNPCNRKEELSHLTQHCSYEYVPEFQRWANDMMAVYSDPQGYGHDMAYHYHRIWKAKSLTRRGVEDGSGAFDVCRVHPH
- the GPI10 gene encoding GPI alpha-mannosyltransferase III (TriTrypDB/GeneDB-style sysID: LpmP.35.1230) translates to MDVLTVFSLWPRPLRSWRVLAVLLLYRIALCLTLRTAESPDEWWQSEEVAYHMVFGHGHLTWEWHELIRSYVFPAIFACPLFVLKCTGTDTAMTVWAANRCVQAVIFFAQDCTMLALAQRLDDLRCGLDLSTSGRGAGSFSPSSAPSSSTKTAGGIPTIASTTLAMLVVEWFLNNTGVRGYSNVAESLFFLLSLYQARYSTFLLCAGAACAVRATAAIAVLPVFMVHIFRLCRRKGIARGLAVLAPLTVSALASVSAAVCLVDYVFYDRLVFTPYKFLKVNVLMGVSKYFGVHPPYWYLVVLPVMAAPFVFFLAWAPVCWKRMQVAEGHHVSGSTRYADHTLLTCTSSRTLRQEIKRWVFVGVLSLMLYSLVDHKEMRFVYFLLPILLVLSSVVVVDLCTSSLSAQKNSSSVQSVRWSLVVPSAATARRLFTLCWVANAALAIVLLHGYRCGSLTLWRKIRDADWHFRHLEVLTHCYATPGFAQLHGKVDRLELVDCPVKLDPVLGVREVTHDLLFREQQKAYALWRYLRLPSKLDVEEVGMESEKKLSKGAWWRGAHHLMPAAEPPVLPDGIVLFQNTAISLEADLLRPMGYRLIAVVFHTPYSFEQDEDRYLELWSREVT